One window of Mesorhizobium sp. WSM4904 genomic DNA carries:
- a CDS encoding response regulator, with the protein MSAPLALIVEDEYLIASDVANGLMDGGFDVACVASERAAETWLADHRPDLAIIDIQLLDGQRGIAANRLKALNVPFIVHSGYDPEFQAPAFHDAPYLPKPTSIQDLVTLAIQMIEGQPRT; encoded by the coding sequence ATGAGCGCGCCCTTGGCACTGATCGTGGAAGACGAATATCTGATCGCTTCGGACGTGGCGAATGGACTAATGGACGGCGGCTTCGACGTCGCCTGCGTGGCCTCGGAGCGAGCAGCCGAAACCTGGTTGGCCGACCATCGGCCGGATTTGGCCATTATCGATATACAGCTGCTGGACGGCCAGCGAGGCATTGCCGCCAACCGTCTCAAAGCGCTGAATGTGCCCTTCATCGTGCATTCGGGCTATGACCCTGAATTCCAGGCGCCCGCCTTTCACGACGCGCCATATCTGCCGAAGCCGACGTCGATCCAGGATCTGGTCACGCTCGCAATTCAGATGATTGAAGGTCAACCCCGAACTTAA
- a CDS encoding SDR family NAD(P)-dependent oxidoreductase, whose product MKRVLVTGGCGFIGRHVAQELIEHGYDVRILDALLEQVHGSEAISIPPGAELIRGDVRDRDAIAEAVSDADAVIHLAAEVGVGQSMYEIARYVGTNDLGTATLLEALIKNPVERIVVASSMSIYGEGLYETPDGQRIEDARRRPLDVRAGQWDLLSPTGETLSPIATDEEKQPDLASIYALTKYAQERAVLIFGQAYNVDAVALRLFNVFGAGQALANPYTGVLANFASRLANGKRPMVFEDGKQRRDFVHVRDVARAFRLALEQRQAASHAINIGSGRSYTISDVARLLAEAMGIPNRPPEILEKARSGDIRNCFADIGKARELLGFEPSHRLENSLGEFAAWVRNSVAIDRGGDMKRELEERGLVS is encoded by the coding sequence GTGAAACGTGTATTGGTTACGGGGGGCTGCGGTTTTATCGGCCGGCATGTCGCCCAGGAACTTATCGAACATGGCTATGACGTGCGCATCCTGGACGCGCTCCTGGAGCAGGTGCACGGCAGCGAAGCCATCAGCATCCCACCCGGCGCCGAGCTGATAAGGGGTGACGTGCGCGATCGAGACGCGATTGCCGAAGCGGTTTCCGATGCTGATGCCGTCATCCACCTCGCCGCCGAGGTCGGTGTCGGCCAATCCATGTACGAGATCGCCCGTTATGTCGGCACCAATGACCTCGGCACTGCCACGCTACTAGAGGCATTGATCAAAAACCCGGTCGAACGGATCGTCGTCGCGTCGTCGATGAGTATCTACGGTGAGGGGCTGTACGAGACCCCGGACGGCCAGCGCATCGAGGATGCCCGTCGCAGGCCGCTCGACGTCCGGGCCGGCCAATGGGATCTGCTGTCGCCGACGGGCGAAACGCTGTCGCCGATCGCCACCGACGAGGAGAAGCAGCCCGATCTCGCCTCGATCTACGCGCTGACCAAATATGCACAGGAGCGCGCCGTGCTGATCTTCGGCCAGGCCTACAATGTGGATGCCGTGGCCTTGCGCCTGTTCAACGTCTTCGGCGCCGGACAGGCGCTCGCCAATCCCTACACCGGCGTGCTCGCTAACTTCGCCTCGCGCCTTGCCAATGGTAAACGACCGATGGTGTTCGAGGACGGCAAGCAAAGACGCGACTTCGTCCATGTGCGCGATGTCGCTCGGGCTTTCCGGCTGGCGCTGGAGCAGCGACAGGCGGCCAGCCACGCCATCAATATCGGCAGCGGGCGATCCTACACAATCAGCGATGTCGCCCGCCTGCTTGCCGAGGCGATGGGCATTCCGAATCGGCCGCCCGAAATCCTTGAGAAGGCCCGCTCCGGCGACATCCGAAACTGCTTCGCCGACATCGGCAAAGCGCGCGAGCTGCTCGGCTTCGAACCCAGCCACAGGCTAGAGAACTCGCTCGGTGAATTCGCGGCATGGGTTCGCAACAGTGTCGCCATCGATCGGGGCGGCGACATGAAGCGCGAGCTTGAAGAACGGGGGTTGGTATCATGA